In Drechmeria coniospora strain ARSEF 6962 chromosome 03, whole genome shotgun sequence, the DNA window aacggggtacgtaagtacaagaactGCAAGGTAATTACTTATTAGTATCCCATCTCCCAGGACCAGTGGAGTAATCATGTAAAGTATTAAaaagtactactccgtacagtactccgtatattacttaagtactccgtaatggAAGGTAACAGAACCCCCTGTGCCGGAATACGGTTATCGACATCTAGAATTatcatacggagtaccatcCTCGCAAATGTGCCCCAACACGGTTCAACGCTAGTACGAACGACTCCAGACAGGGGCAGAATGGAGAATGACCAGAACGGGCGTCGAATTGCAGGTGAATTGATCGTATCGATGGGTAGGGCCTACGTGGTTGGGAGGTTGAGAGAGTAGCTCTAGAGTCAAACAGCGGCAACAGACTTGCACCTCGATGCAACATGAGTTGCGCacacgagcaagtactgccTGGAAAGGCCACGGCAGAATATCCGCACCAGATGACGAAAGGTGCGCATCCAATGCTGGCGGGATATTAGCGGTACTGGCTGGTGTCTTGCCAAACCGTACCCGTCAGAACTCAATCGACAGTGGACATGGCTGCTAAACTGCTGAGgggggtacggagtagggacCGAGGGCTTGGCTGCACAGCTTGTACGTACTAActgtcagtacggagtactgtaagtgcggAGTATGTTGGCCAGGTAGCTAAGATGTTACTTACCTGTACCTAGTGCTGGGCTGGGTGACGCCCAGGTACGGTAGGCCCAGGGCCTGGGGCCTCTAACAAGAACAAGCCACAGCTCTACTAGGCTTCAGCCGCGTACAGCCCACAGGCGGGATGGTCGTGGTTCACTGACGCTGCGGCAAGGCACTAACTAGTTGCTGTGCCTGTGCCGCTGTGCGGAGCACCTCAATAAGGAGAATTTCCCTTCGGAGTGCTCCGAACTAGTGGTGGGGTTCCCTGCCGTTCCCCAGCCCAGGCACCTAGCACCCAactgtacggtgtacttgggtactacagtaggtgctCACGCGGATTCGCGTTAGGTACCCGCCTAAGTACTGACAGCTGCAATTCTACCTGAACCCTGTGCGGGCAGAAGCATttgaagtacagtacatgtactccgtacttagtacCACTACTTGACAGTGACCTATCGCTTCGGTTATTCGCGGCGGACCAAGACAAACGACCGCCAGTGCTGTGCCGACTAAAGCCAGGATGCACATCGGACAGGCACACCTCCTCCTCAGCACACCCAGCCTttccgtctcgtcggccaaTCTCTCTTTCGGGCACCTCATCTGCAAAAAGGGAAGCCAGCGAGCCAGCGAGCAAGCCGAGATGTTCCTACAACGAGGTTCGCGCCTACTGCAGAGGCAACTGAGGACCTCGCAGGCCACCGTCCGCGTGGCCCTCGGGCGAAagggcggcaacggcaccaGTAGTATCGGCGTCatcacgacggccgctccAGCAACAGGTCGGTGGTTTACCGAGTCGCGGAGGCTATGTGCTCTCAAGCCCGTCCTCCTGGCCGACATTGGCGAGGGTGAGTAACAGGCTGCGTGTGGTTGGGCGAattggcgaggccgagaatGTCGGTGGGCTGACGGTTTCCAACCTGCTCGCAGGCATCGTCGAATGTGAAGTCATCCAGTGGTTCGTCGAGCCCGGCGCACGGGTCGAGGAGTTCTCCCCGCTCTGCGAGGTCCAGAGCGACAAGGCCTCCGTCGAGATCACGAGCCGGTTCACGGGCACCGTCAAGAAGCTCTACTACGAGGCTGGCGAGATGGCCAAGGTCGGGAAGCCCTTTGTCGAcatcgacatcgacatcGAGGCAGGCGAGGAGGCAGAAGTCCCGGCGGCATCCGCCCCGAAGCAggagccgcagccgcagcagcatcagcagcagcagcagcagcagcagcagcaggagcagcCACCTGTGATGGCGTCCAAGCCGAAGCAGAAGGGCCCGATGGCGACGCTCGCGACACCCGCCGTTCGCCATCTGTCCAGGGAGCTGGGCGTCGACATTGCCGacatcgacggcagcggtAAGGGCGGCCGGGTGCTCAAGGAGGACATTCTCAAGTTTGTGCAGGGCCGGGAagcggcagcgtcgacgtcggcaacgtcggcgacgccgtcgtcacaACTTCACCATCCGCCACCCCCAGACGGGTCCGCGGCGGTGCAGACGGAGACGCGGGTGCCGCTCTCGCAGACGCAGCACATGATGTTCAAGACCATGACGCGCTCCCTCACGATCCCCCACTTCCTctacgccgacgaggtcgacttCTCGGACCTCGTCAGCCTTCGCGGCCGGCTGAACAAAGTTCTCGCTCGGTcggccggccacgacgacctCCAGCCGGCCAAGCTCTCGTACCTCCCCTTCATCATCAAGGCCGTCTCCCTCGCCCTCTACCAGTTTCCGATCCTCAACGcgcgcgtcgacgccggcaccgacgccggcgatCGTCCCTCTGTCGTGCTCCGATCCCAGCACAacatcggcgtcgccatggacACGCCCCAGGGCCTGCTCGTGCCGGTCATCAAGAACGTGGGCGCGCTCAACATCgtggccatcgccgccgagctcgtccggCTTCAGGCGCTCGCCCAGGCCGGCAAGCTCACGCCCGGCGACATGGCAGGCGGCACCATCACCGTCTCCAACATCGGCAACATCGGCGGCACCTACCTGAgccccgtcatcgtcgagcgCGAGGTGGCCattctcggcatcggcaggaTGCGCACCGTGCCGGCCTTTGACGAgaacgacgccgtcgtcaagaAGCACGTGTGCAACTTCAGCTGGAGCGCCGACcaccgcgtcgtcgacggcgccaccATG includes these proteins:
- a CDS encoding dihydrolipoamide branched chain transacylase, whose product is MHIGQAHLLLSTPSLSVSSANLSFGHLICKKGSQRASEQAEMFLQRGSRLLQRQLRTSQATVRVALGRKGGNGTSSIGVITTAAPATGRWFTESRRLCALKPVLLADIGEGIVECEVIQWFVEPGARVEEFSPLCEVQSDKASVEITSRFTGTVKKLYYEAGEMAKVGKPFVDIDIDIEAGEEAEVPAASAPKQEPQPQQHQQQQQQQQQQEQPPVMASKPKQKGPMATLATPAVRHLSRELGVDIADIDGSGKGGRVLKEDILKFVQGREAAASTSATSATPSSQLHHPPPPDGSAAVQTETRVPLSQTQHMMFKTMTRSLTIPHFLYADEVDFSDLVSLRGRLNKVLARSAGHDDLQPAKLSYLPFIIKAVSLALYQFPILNARVDAGTDAGDRPSVVLRSQHNIGVAMDTPQGLLVPVIKNVGALNIVAIAAELVRLQALAQAGKLTPGDMAGGTITVSNIGNIGGTYLSPVIVEREVAILGIGRMRTVPAFDENDAVVKKHVCNFSWSADHRVVDGATMARAADVVRRVVEEPDVMVMHLR